The following DNA comes from Apis cerana isolate GH-2021 linkage group LG14, AcerK_1.0, whole genome shotgun sequence.
ggcgctgattccctaatttttattctatctccaTCCTTCTTTATTCGTTGCTCtccttttctatatttcctatgaaaaattaatgaataagagATACACGTTTCcaatatttgatgaaatattattttttttttcgattattaattaaaaatcgtaatgttgaaatgtaattattatttaataatataacatagaattttattcacattaatagaataaaattttttttatattttataaaaatattttaccatgtacaattttaaaaaatataatgtctatataaaaatataaataataataaaatatgaaaatatattaattggtaaataaatattcttattaatttaaaatatattattaaaaaatctttatatttattgaatttatttattaatttaaatatacagaagaagaagaaatatgattatgaaattttatatctagataatatttattttatgtatattatatatttttacataaattttttttttatattatatgaaattaattttaactaggCAATTGAATGcctattttatcaatttaaaatatttaaatatttttaacgaaagaaatatttatattatattttataataatagtaaatgatatgatctttatcaaaattgtaatagtattaaatcttattgattgattttaatttagtttccAAGACAACGATTGCGCTGTTTAAAGTTATCTGCAATATCAGTAATGAAAGAAATCGTGTCTTGTCACTTgtaataataacttatattaatttcatcaatttattattttgcattatattattacataaacaataatatttaccctatattaaagaaattataattatggtacaaaatcaaataactGAAACTGTGAAACCTACCACTTGTCTATATCGCCAAAATGTAAAACCAATGAAAAGTATTAAAGTAagttattttcttgtttattctgactttttattttttagttcaagtaaataataaaataaattcttcgattcaatcgaaaataatttattaattttattaatttacataataaaattatgtaaataattcttataataaaaatctctttatCAGATATCAAAAAGTGGTGTAGAAGAAATAACTCCAAAATACTTGCAACGTTCAATTCGTGCAAATCCATCGAACAAGAAAaaggataatataaaattaaatattataaaagaaaagaagaaggaagagaatgaggagaaaaaaacatcaaatcctgaaaaagaattgaaaaaggaagagtataatgaggaagaaaaaaaattagatgttaaagaattggaaaaagaagaagataaggaagaaaaaaaattaaatgttaaagaagaattggaaaaagaagaagataaggaagaaaaaaaattagatgtcAAAGAAGAActagaaaaggaagagaataagaaagaaaaaaaattaactattaaaGAAGAAGTAAAAAAGGATGAACAGAAATTAGATGTTgaagaagaatcgaaaaaaaaagaaagtgctATAACATCTACCAAAGAAGTATGTTTcgcatttcttaatttttactctaagctatatttttttaatttttcaaatttttcttttgtatttttctttcaattttcacattattcctataaaacatattattttttgaaaatatattacatttttaatatcgattgagaatcaaattattcgaaaaaatgttttttttaatttggattGTGATCTTCAAAaatgttctaaaataattttaaagagaaacactatttttatttaattatttttatttgcaattgtttataatacaaattttcaaaacttttatttcaatatagttACTAGAATTCtacataaaaatagaagaaaaatgaaagtgtttatcgcgataaatattgaaaaaaatattaaagattccttacaatatatatatttttttttctttgctatgataataatatgtaatataatataataatatattaaaaattattaggattgttatgaataatatttaaatagtttagtcttaaatataatagtaaaataaaagatttatttcgcAATAGATCTTTaagagaagaagaatagaGGAACGATTGGCGAGAgaacggaaagaaaaagaagaaagagaaagattcgTAAAGGAAGCTGCTGAGAAAAAAGCAGCGGAAcgggaagaaataataaaacaagcaAAAAGATTCATTCTTTACAAAAAACCGATGTGCAGACAAATTAATCAAGGTCTTCTGGTTTCCGAggtatatacaattattacaaatgtcataatataatacgatataaaaataataattaatatgcatgaatattaaataaagaaatatagaaatcgtaattttaaataaatttagataaaaaaatatttcaattttcatttaattcctttttttttttatttctctttttgaaattaatatataatagattagaTTTAGGATtgtgtttattataatttcaatagtgCTTTAGAGAATTGGAtgctcaaataaaatttcgagaaactcttaaaaaaatagataaagatGAGGAAAATGCCTAtgtgaataaattgaaagaagaCATAGCAAAgtacgaagaagaaacgaaagaaaagatggaaaagcagagggagaaaaaaagaaattatgctACCGAATTAAAGAaacagtaaatttttatacacatatccacttattatatatacgtatatatattcgcttcaatagaataattgtttattaatttttaacagaatagaagaaattaaaaataccgaggcaacaaagaaaaaaaaaagattcgaacTTGAGAAACaagatcaaataaatatgACTAAATTTTTGGAAGATATAAAGGAATACGAAGCACAACAAgttagaagagaaaaattcaatatttacatgtattattttttttttttgtattattattatttcttatagattaataatttgtagctgcaaaacaaaaaagagaaattaaaacagTTTTTCAAAGAAGCTATAGaggataaaaaacaatttgatcTCGAGCTTAAAAACGAAGACGAATTTGAGGAGCGAGCAATTGAGATCTATCGAAATGCTCAAATGCGAATTCAAAAGCTTCATAAAtcactaaaattaaaagagaaagaagagaaaaagcagCACGCCCAAGAGATATGTAAttgacttttaattaaaatccacatttttctaaatttttttctttaatgaataaataaatgaaacaaaaatttcaattatatatttaatgatttttttatttttaaacagacGACCAGTTCGACaagtatcgtataattttgaatgaaaaattagctAATGAGGAACgacttttaaaaaaagctCAAGAAGAGCAGGAGGAAAATTATCAGATGAATCAAAAGatacgaaaagaaaatcgtgaaaaagtGTTAAAGGagataaaagattttcaaacgGAACGTCTAAATACAAAGTTGAAACAACTTCAAGAAGATGAAGATATAAAGATGTGGGAAATGATGCAAAGGTATAAAACTAATGAATTCGATAGGGAAGTGGAAATCGAGGAGCAAAAGAAGAATTGGAACAAAAAAGTAGAATATggagaagagataaaaaaatatattgtaagtaaaagaaaggaaaaattaaaattattttattaataatcagaaTTTAGAAGCAATTTTCGTTTCCTCAgagcgagaaagaagaagaaagaagacaaGCGAAACTTGACGAAGATGAAACTCCAATTGTGAAAAAGATTATCgatatagagaataaaaagattctCGATTATGCGGAAGAAGTTGTAAACGAATCTAAAGGAGTGAGACCGCTTTATCCAATTCTTAAGGCAGTGaaggtatataaaatattcttataagaatattaatttattctatcgtgtaataattatatagtaaaaaagtttaatcttgaattatattgaattttaaattttaaattatagaaatgcaAAGAAGAAATGGGTTTATTATCaccgaagaaaaaagaagaaacaatcgTTACGAAACCTAAAAAGAAACGGAAAACACATAGAAATGCAAAATTTGTTACCGAGGAAAAAATCTGTTAtgtgtaacaaaaaaattttaatgtttaattttattcctattaattgaaaatctagtaaaataatatttacttcgtatgtgaaaaaacgaaatatagaagcatatatttttttgaaagcactatatatacatatatatatagatttatagaagtaaaaattttaagaaatttaaatcatgataaattgttttttaattacattcatttgagtaaaatttcattttaatttgacATTATAATcagtaataaacaatttttaaaatatttttaaaatatgtataattttaagcattttttaaatatttaaaaattgtagagattaagaaaaatgtatatcttaattttaatagattttgaaatcaaattcaaaaataaattgttacaatgagtattaaatagaaaataaaatattatttaaaataaaaagaaataatttaattatttttcatatattttacttaaattttattttatttaattaaaatctttaaatatcaaaaaaattgcataattcacactgaatctgaaaaaaataaaattatattattaccaacttttgaattaaaaataaatgacatataaaaattagtgattttaaaatcaaagatgataaaaataaattagcttcttcgattcatttaaaaaaaaaatttgtattttataaaatatttttacaaagttcaaaaattttataaaaacatccttattatctttttattcaattttatatttatttaaaaaattgattctatcAATCAAGACAAAAAGTCtatcaatataaagaaattttataaatgatatgtaCCTATGttcaatcttttaatttttaaaattaatattctattaaatgaaTGTATACAAGTGGTTATGAAccacatttataatattttatcatatgtgTCATTTTATTGTTAGGTTAATATGCAATACTGTTGTGTACTGTTTGTGTTCATatgtgtttttaattattatgatttatatttttgcaacttTTACATgacaattttatagatattattacaaggaatattaataatatattttttatcgaagaattattacttatattatttatatacatttattcaagaatttgaaaaatattgaaaatgtcagaaaagaaaaaagagcgaCTACCTCCagtatttacttttataaatgcTGGTCTTTCGGggtaattatcataattatcataattttaaatattatttttttattttttaatgctttcTAAGTTaagcattattataaatagaaaaaataaacgtatatCTAAATATGTGGACATATAAGgtatgtataaatgtaaatttatattacttacattatttaattacttacattttaagagattttattatttgtttgattttaatataattatatgtataatacacaataatacaatacaatacaatttatgaaaaattatagtatGGCAGCAACCTGTGTAGTTCATCCCATGGATGTAATAAAAACCCGGATCCAAgtacaaaaggaaaaaacttCAATCTTTAATGTAATTGCTTCCATATACAGAGAAGAGTCaattttgaagttttattCAGGTCTTAGCGCTGGTCTCTTACGACAGGCAACGTACACCACTGTAAGACTTGGTATTTATAATCAACTACAAGAATATTGGAAgtgagtaaatatttattttaaaattaaatcatttttctacgaatatatcgaataatatattatttaaaaatttacatactattttaaaaatttattgatttaaactttaatagaTCGAAGTACGCAACAAAACCCAATTTTGGTACATTAGCTCTAATGGCAGCTACGGCTGGAGCTTCGGGAGCTTTTATTGGTACACCAGCAGAAGTTGTTCTCGTAAGAATGACCTCTGATGGTAGACTGCCAAaaggttatttaaattatttaattatatatcatttttattacatattggaattatttatatataattaaatatctatattttttttttaattttttttttccatcttcaatattttcttaatcatcattaaatctttttaatgctaaataattttgagataaagataaatcatatatctaattaaattccttaataattatcttttcaatgataaataagGGATTGAAATAAGTAATATGTTCAttcaataaattgttttatatttttttaatatattttattcaaactaattaattttatttaattcagtaaattatttataaacaattaattttattcaattcagtaaattgtttaatttatttaattatatatattctgtttttatagaacaaagaagaaattacaaaaatgtatttaacgCATTCGTGAGGATAGCTAGGGAAGAAGGAGTTACCACTCTTTGGAGAGGAAGCGTAGCAACAATGGGTCGAGCAGTGATTGTTAATATCTCTCAGCTTGCAACATACAGTcaagcaaaatttttaatagcgacaaaaagttattatgaatttcttaattttctcattttacatatattatttcttttttttttaaagaaaatatatcaaatatatcataaataaatgaattaataaaaatagtatatacattttttatacagTGGATATGCCGGAAAGTGttgaattacattttttgGCATCAATGTTATCTGGATTCCTTACTACCTTCAATTCTATGCCATTTGATATAGCTAAAACGAGGTAAaatgatattcattttcatatttatgaattatgttaataattgtttataatatgatttaaaacttataaatacttatatttttcaaatattactcaaatatttcatcatttatgattaagagatataaaagaataaaatttttctatattttagttttaattcgatagctagaaattttttacataaaatttatttatttgatgattgatgatttgcatatatattatttatatctcttattattattatgaaatattatactttcatctttaaatttaaaattaatttaaaattaattaaagaaatttaccatttttcatgataatattatatattaaaaaaataaaaatatcataaatatacatttatatcatatttttcagaatacaAACCTTAAAAGGTGTAGGAAAACCACCTGGTTTGATAACAATGTTGATAACGATAACGAAGACTGAAGGTTTTTTAGCACTTTGGAAAGGTTTTTGGCCTACTTATTGCAAAATAGGTCCACATActgttttaacatttataattaatgaacaaatagcaaatttatatagatgGTATTTTATGtagataaatatcaatatttgtgtacgtatatatatatgtatgttaattttttgataaaaaaaatttaattgaattaaatatttgtgttCTTATTTATActcacataaaaaaaaattttaaattgaaaaataattttaatttattaatttacatacttatttactatttatttatcattttattatcagaatagaatatttatctaatattttattattattatcatattttttatacaattatataaactattaaagatatagttaatatttcaacttaaaattatagtttatttgcaataaatcatattgtaatattatattttgtgttataaacaaaattatgatattaatatatttctataaaattacaaaatcaaagaatcctatattcattattacattaaattattctattaattattatcaaaatattattctatttagatTGTAAACAACGAAACATGTAATTAAatgggaaaataataaaataaaatcttttttttagcaCGCGTTATTCATAATCTTTTTtgcgatattatttatcaaaataaaattctaaatctaaTCGTCTTTTACAAGGAACATATTATATGCGTATTTAAACTGTTCAAGACATATCATAGTAATCACGGCATAAGGAGCtgatctaatataatatggaAACCATCCACGGTACAGTGCAAAT
Coding sequences within:
- the LOC108004388 gene encoding axoneme-associated protein mst101(2)-like: MVQNQITETVKPTTCLYRQNVKPMKSIKISKSGVEEITPKYLQRSIRANPSNKKKDNIKLNIIKEKKKEENEEKKTSNPEKELKKEEYNEEEKKLDVKELEKEEDKEEKKLNVKEELEKEEDKEEKKLDVKEELEKEENKKEKKLTIKEEVKKDEQKLDVEEESKKKESAITSTKEIFKRRRIEERLARERKEKEERERFVKEAAEKKAAEREEIIKQAKRFILYKKPMCRQINQGLLVSECFRELDAQIKFRETLKKIDKDEENAYVNKLKEDIAKYEEETKEKMEKQREKKRNYATELKKQIEEIKNTEATKKKKRFELEKQDQINMTKFLEDIKEYEAQQLQNKKEKLKQFFKEAIEDKKQFDLELKNEDEFEERAIEIYRNAQMRIQKLHKSLKLKEKEEKKQHAQEIYDQFDKYRIILNEKLANEERLLKKAQEEQEENYQMNQKIRKENREKVLKEIKDFQTERLNTKLKQLQEDEDIKMWEMMQRYKTNEFDREVEIEEQKKNWNKKVEYGEEIKKYISEKEEERRQAKLDEDETPIVKKIIDIENKKILDYAEEVVNESKGVRPLYPILKAVKKCKEEMGLLSPKKKEETIVTKPKKKRKTHRNAKFVTEEKICYV
- the LOC108004387 gene encoding mitochondrial 2-oxoglutarate/malate carrier protein-like, producing the protein MKNYSMAATCVVHPMDVIKTRIQVQKEKTSIFNVIASIYREESILKFYSGLSAGLLRQATYTTVRLGIYNQLQEYWKSKYATKPNFGTLALMAATAGASGAFIGTPAEVVLVRMTSDGRLPKEQRRNYKNVFNAFVRIAREEGVTTLWRGSVATMGRAVIVNISQLATYSQAKFLIATKMDMPESVELHFLASMLSGFLTTFNSMPFDIAKTRIQTLKGVGKPPGLITMLITITKTEGFLALWKGFWPTYCKIGPHTVLTFIINEQIANLYRWYFM